A stretch of the Azorhizobium caulinodans ORS 571 genome encodes the following:
- a CDS encoding cytochrome ubiquinol oxidase subunit I — MEFDIVSLSRLQFAMTALYHFLFVPLTLGLSIIVAIMETVYVMTGRTIWRQMTKFWGTLFGINFVLGVATGLVMEFQFGMNWSYYSHYVGDIFGAPLAIEGLMAFFLEATFVGLFFFGWDRMSKVGHLVATWAVAFGSNFSALWILIANGWMQNPVGAVFNPQTMRMEVDDFYAVLFNPVAQAKFVHTVSAGYTTASVFVLGVSAWYLLKGRHIELAKRSMTVAASFGLAAALSVVVLGDESGYLTTEHQKMKLAAMEAIWRTEPVPAPFTVVGFPDQKARETHYAVEIPWVGGLIDTRSLNTPVEGIEELVERAKGNIAKGVLAYDALQKIRAAGSAAVPVDVQKTFEANGNLLGYALLLKRYVDDPRQATPEQIAKAAWDTVPQVAPLFWTFRIMVGVGFFMILLMATFFTLSARRQLDRFPLLLRIAVLAIPLPWLAAECGWFVAEFGRQPWIIEGILPTASAVSSLGAMTVLLTIAGFVLIYTTLFIIEMGLMLRAIRKGPAPDNEPEAELIPATVVPAE; from the coding sequence ATGGAATTCGATATCGTTTCCCTGTCGCGACTTCAGTTCGCGATGACGGCGCTCTACCACTTCCTGTTCGTGCCGCTGACTCTCGGCCTGTCGATCATCGTCGCCATCATGGAGACGGTGTATGTGATGACCGGCCGCACCATCTGGCGCCAGATGACCAAGTTCTGGGGCACGCTCTTCGGCATCAATTTCGTGCTGGGCGTCGCCACCGGGCTCGTCATGGAGTTCCAGTTCGGCATGAACTGGAGCTACTACAGCCATTATGTGGGCGACATCTTCGGCGCCCCGCTGGCCATTGAGGGCCTCATGGCCTTCTTCCTGGAAGCGACCTTCGTGGGTCTCTTCTTCTTCGGCTGGGACCGCATGTCCAAGGTGGGGCACCTCGTCGCCACCTGGGCGGTGGCCTTCGGCTCGAACTTCTCGGCCCTCTGGATCCTGATCGCCAACGGCTGGATGCAGAACCCGGTGGGTGCGGTGTTCAACCCGCAGACCATGCGCATGGAGGTCGATGACTTCTATGCCGTGCTGTTCAACCCGGTGGCGCAGGCCAAGTTCGTGCACACGGTCTCGGCTGGCTACACCACGGCCTCGGTTTTCGTGCTCGGCGTCTCGGCCTGGTACCTGCTGAAGGGCCGGCACATCGAGCTCGCCAAGCGCTCCATGACGGTTGCCGCCTCCTTCGGCCTTGCCGCCGCTTTGTCGGTGGTCGTGCTGGGTGACGAGAGCGGCTATCTCACCACCGAGCATCAGAAGATGAAGCTCGCGGCCATGGAGGCGATCTGGCGCACGGAGCCTGTGCCCGCACCCTTCACCGTGGTCGGCTTCCCCGACCAGAAGGCTCGCGAGACCCACTATGCGGTGGAGATCCCGTGGGTGGGCGGCCTCATCGATACGCGCTCGCTCAACACGCCTGTGGAAGGCATCGAGGAGCTGGTCGAGCGCGCCAAGGGCAACATCGCCAAGGGCGTGCTCGCCTATGACGCGCTCCAGAAGATTCGCGCCGCCGGCTCGGCAGCGGTGCCGGTCGACGTGCAGAAGACCTTCGAGGCGAACGGCAACCTGCTCGGCTATGCGCTGCTGCTGAAGCGCTATGTGGACGATCCGCGTCAGGCAACGCCCGAACAGATCGCCAAGGCGGCCTGGGATACGGTGCCGCAGGTGGCGCCGCTGTTCTGGACCTTCCGCATCATGGTCGGCGTCGGTTTCTTCATGATCCTGCTGATGGCCACCTTCTTCACCCTTTCGGCCCGCCGCCAGCTCGACCGCTTCCCGCTGCTGCTGCGCATCGCCGTTCTGGCGATCCCGCTGCCGTGGCTCGCCGCCGAATGCGGCTGGTTCGTCGCCGAGTTCGGCCGGCAGCCCTGGATCATCGAGGGCATCCTGCCCACCGCCTCGGCGGTCTCCAGCCTCGGGGCGATGACGGTGCTGCTGACCATCGCCGGCTTCGTCCTGATCTACACCACCCTCTTCATCATCGAGATGGGCCTGATGCTGCGGGCGATCCGCAAGGGTCCGGCGCCGGACAATGAGCCGGAAGCCGAACTCATCCCCGCCACCGTCGTGCCCGCGGAGTGA
- the cydB gene encoding cytochrome d ubiquinol oxidase subunit II, with amino-acid sequence MILHDLINYEVLRLIWWLLLGVLLIGFAVTDGFDLGVATLLPFVGRTDVERRVAINTIGPVWEGNQVWLILGGGAIFAAWPPLYAVSFSGFYLAMFAILAALILRPVGFKYRSKRDSEAWRKGWDWALFVGGFVPALIFGVAVGNTLQGVPFRLDDDLRIFYDGSFFGLLNPFALLCGLLSVAMLVTHGATWLQLKADGPVADRARTYGSISALVAVVLFVLAGVLLYSFVAGYKITSPINPLGPSNPLLKTAATAPGAWFANYATAPGLLAAPAIGIVGLLAAGLALRLKWEGAGVLLSGLGIFGIISTVGVSMFPFILPSTVDPRFSLTVWDASSSHLTLFIMLVSTVIFLPIILLYTTWVYRVMWGKVDAKAIREDRGHAY; translated from the coding sequence ATGATCCTTCATGACCTCATCAATTACGAGGTGCTCCGCCTCATCTGGTGGCTGCTTCTCGGTGTCCTGCTCATCGGCTTTGCCGTGACGGACGGCTTCGACCTCGGCGTCGCCACCCTCCTGCCCTTCGTGGGCCGGACGGACGTGGAACGGCGGGTGGCCATCAACACCATCGGCCCGGTGTGGGAAGGCAATCAGGTGTGGCTGATCCTCGGCGGCGGCGCCATCTTCGCCGCCTGGCCGCCGCTCTATGCCGTGTCGTTCTCGGGCTTCTACCTCGCCATGTTCGCCATCCTGGCGGCGCTGATCCTGCGGCCCGTGGGCTTCAAGTATCGCTCCAAGCGGGACAGCGAGGCCTGGCGCAAGGGCTGGGACTGGGCGCTGTTCGTCGGCGGCTTCGTGCCGGCGCTGATCTTCGGCGTCGCGGTGGGCAACACGCTTCAGGGCGTGCCGTTCCGGCTCGATGACGATCTGCGCATTTTCTATGACGGCAGCTTCTTCGGCCTGCTCAATCCCTTCGCTTTGCTGTGCGGCCTGCTGTCGGTGGCCATGCTGGTGACCCATGGCGCCACCTGGCTGCAACTCAAGGCGGATGGTCCGGTGGCGGACCGGGCGCGGACCTACGGCAGCATTTCCGCTCTTGTGGCCGTGGTGCTGTTCGTCCTCGCCGGCGTGCTGCTGTACAGCTTCGTCGCCGGCTACAAGATCACGAGCCCGATCAATCCGCTCGGGCCGTCCAATCCGCTTCTGAAGACGGCGGCCACCGCCCCCGGCGCATGGTTCGCCAATTATGCCACTGCGCCGGGGCTGCTCGCGGCACCCGCCATCGGCATCGTCGGCCTGCTCGCCGCCGGGCTGGCGCTGCGGCTGAAGTGGGAAGGCGCGGGCGTGCTGCTGTCGGGCCTCGGCATCTTCGGCATCATCAGCACGGTCGGGGTGTCGATGTTCCCCTTCATCCTGCCCTCCACCGTGGACCCGCGCTTCAGCCTGACGGTGTGGGATGCCTCCTCGAGCCATCTCACCCTGTTCATCATGCTGGTGTCGACGGTGATCTTCCTGCCCATCATCCTGCTCTACACCACGTGGGTGTATCGGGTGATGTGGGGCAAGGTGGATGCCAAGGCCATCCGCGAAGACCGCGGCCACGCCTACTGA
- the cydX gene encoding cytochrome bd-I oxidase subunit CydX produces the protein MWYFAWILGLPLAAAFAVLNAMWYELMDDEAKKRALTRK, from the coding sequence ATGTGGTATTTCGCCTGGATCCTCGGCCTGCCTCTGGCGGCGGCCTTCGCCGTGCTCAACGCCATGTGGTACGAGCTGATGGACGATGAGGCCAAGAAGCGGGCGCTCACCCGCAAGTGA
- a CDS encoding zinc ribbon domain-containing protein YjdM — MSDDIIVKDSNGTRLADGDSVTLIKDLKVKGTSETLKRGTLVKNIRLTDNPAEVECNTKQVKGLVLRTEFLKKA, encoded by the coding sequence GTGAGCGACGACATCATCGTGAAGGACAGCAACGGCACCCGCCTCGCGGACGGGGATTCCGTCACGCTGATCAAGGACCTCAAGGTCAAGGGCACGTCCGAGACGCTGAAGCGCGGCACGTTGGTCAAGAACATCCGCCTCACCGACAATCCGGCCGAGGTGGAATGCAACACCAAGCAGGTGAAGGGCCTCGTGCTGCGCACCGAATTCCTGAAGAAGGCCTGA
- a CDS encoding GlsB/YeaQ/YmgE family stress response membrane protein gives MGIIGTIIIGFIVGLVAKWLHSGPNEPSGFILTTILGIVGASVATYLGQAIGWYHAGEGAGFIGAIVGAVIVLMIWSALSRRIA, from the coding sequence ATGGGCATCATCGGGACCATCATCATCGGTTTCATCGTCGGCCTGGTCGCCAAGTGGCTGCACAGCGGCCCCAATGAACCGTCGGGCTTCATCCTGACGACGATCCTCGGCATCGTCGGCGCCAGTGTCGCGACCTATCTGGGGCAGGCCATCGGCTGGTATCACGCCGGCGAAGGCGCGGGCTTCATCGGCGCGATCGTGGGCGCCGTCATCGTGCTGATGATCTGGAGCGCGCTGTCGCGCCGCATCGCCTGA
- a CDS encoding ABC transporter substrate-binding protein has translation MKRYVTGALAALTAFCLAGTAMADISDGKVKIGVLTDMSGVYSDITGKGSLLAAKMAIDDCLKAECKGMQIEMISSDHQNKADVASATARRWIDQEQVDVLADMSNASIQLAIAPLVKEKNRVALFPGGTARLTGDACQPDHVVQWMWDTYVQVAGVANRLTKPGTSWYLVTADYALGHQLELDAKTAVTAKGGKFLGSTRHPFPAVDLSSPLLAAQGSGADIIALANAGGDTVAGIKTAREFGITDSKQKLVAFFLTANDVKSVGLPVAQGTLLTEGFYWNLDDGTRAFSERFKKEQGAMPSAIQAGVYSSILHYLKAVAAAKSDDAKTVVAKMRELPIKDDVVRNAKLREDGRMVHDFYVFQVKSPGSSKGEWDLYDLVGTIPGDEAFRSIADGKCPLLGK, from the coding sequence ATGAAACGCTACGTCACGGGCGCCCTTGCTGCGCTCACCGCCTTCTGCCTCGCCGGCACTGCGATGGCGGACATCTCCGACGGCAAGGTGAAGATCGGCGTGCTAACCGACATGTCGGGCGTCTATTCCGACATCACCGGCAAGGGCTCGCTGCTGGCCGCGAAGATGGCCATCGACGACTGCCTGAAGGCCGAGTGCAAGGGCATGCAGATCGAGATGATCTCGTCCGACCACCAGAACAAGGCGGACGTCGCCTCCGCCACCGCCCGCCGCTGGATCGACCAGGAGCAGGTGGACGTGCTGGCCGACATGTCCAACGCCTCCATCCAGCTTGCCATCGCCCCGCTGGTGAAGGAGAAGAACCGCGTCGCCTTGTTCCCGGGCGGCACGGCGCGCCTCACCGGCGATGCCTGCCAGCCGGACCATGTGGTGCAGTGGATGTGGGACACCTATGTGCAGGTGGCCGGCGTCGCCAACCGCCTCACCAAGCCCGGCACCTCCTGGTATCTCGTCACGGCGGATTACGCGCTGGGCCACCAGCTGGAGCTCGACGCCAAGACCGCCGTGACCGCCAAGGGCGGCAAGTTCCTCGGCTCCACCCGCCATCCCTTCCCGGCAGTGGACCTGTCCTCGCCGCTGCTCGCCGCGCAGGGCTCCGGTGCCGACATCATCGCGCTCGCCAATGCGGGTGGCGATACGGTGGCCGGCATCAAGACCGCGCGCGAATTCGGCATCACCGACAGCAAGCAGAAGCTGGTCGCCTTCTTCCTCACTGCCAATGACGTGAAGAGCGTCGGCCTGCCGGTCGCTCAGGGCACGCTGCTCACAGAGGGCTTCTACTGGAACCTCGACGACGGCACCCGCGCCTTTTCCGAGCGCTTCAAGAAAGAACAGGGCGCCATGCCGTCGGCCATCCAGGCCGGCGTCTATTCCTCCATCCTCCACTATCTGAAGGCGGTGGCGGCGGCCAAGAGCGACGATGCCAAGACGGTCGTCGCTAAGATGCGCGAGCTGCCCATCAAGGACGATGTGGTGCGCAACGCCAAGCTCCGCGAGGACGGGCGCATGGTGCACGATTTCTACGTCTTCCAGGTCAAGTCACCGGGCTCGTCGAAGGGCGAATGGGATCTCTACGACCTCGTCGGCACCATTCCCGGCGACGAGGCGTTCCGGTCCATCGCCGACGGCAAGTGCCCGCTGCTGGGCAAGTGA
- a CDS encoding SMP-30/gluconolactonase/LRE family protein — MAAPNPIDGFEIDPAALTFVGEGLQRPECILAEPDGSLWSADARGGVVHIQPDGTQALISQHQADSFATATDEEQRFVSGTLPNGLAFARNGDILISNFGTDRLEVMTRDGALRVLVEEIDGAPIGKVNFVLRDSRDRVWLTISTRIKNWMSAMSPNVRDGYVALYDQGRLRVVADGFGFTNEIRLDAREEWLYVVETCGRRITRLRVAEDGSLSRRETFGPSDHGAFIDGIAFDSYGNLWGTHVMTDRLFAITPDGDLRILLDDDRNSAAGRALMEAFAQDKATPELMLACGGTIAPWFASLTFGGPDLRTGYIGSLRGTRIPTFRAPVAGLPMAHWTS, encoded by the coding sequence ATGGCCGCACCCAATCCCATCGATGGCTTCGAGATCGACCCAGCCGCGCTCACCTTTGTGGGCGAAGGATTGCAGCGGCCGGAGTGCATCCTCGCCGAGCCGGACGGCTCGCTGTGGAGCGCCGACGCGCGCGGTGGCGTGGTCCACATCCAGCCCGATGGCACGCAGGCCCTCATCAGCCAGCACCAGGCGGACAGCTTCGCCACCGCCACCGACGAGGAACAGCGCTTCGTCTCCGGCACGCTTCCGAATGGCCTCGCCTTCGCCCGCAATGGCGACATCCTCATCTCCAATTTCGGCACCGACCGGCTGGAGGTGATGACCCGCGACGGCGCCCTGCGCGTACTGGTGGAAGAGATCGACGGCGCGCCCATCGGCAAGGTCAATTTCGTGCTGCGCGACAGCCGCGACCGCGTCTGGCTCACCATTTCCACGCGCATCAAGAACTGGATGAGCGCCATGAGCCCGAACGTGCGCGACGGTTATGTGGCGCTCTATGACCAGGGCCGGCTGCGCGTGGTGGCGGACGGTTTCGGCTTCACCAACGAGATCCGCCTCGATGCGCGGGAAGAGTGGCTTTACGTGGTGGAGACCTGCGGCCGGCGGATCACCCGCCTTCGGGTCGCGGAGGACGGCAGCCTCTCCCGTCGCGAGACCTTCGGCCCCTCGGATCACGGCGCCTTCATCGACGGCATCGCCTTCGACTCTTATGGCAACCTCTGGGGCACGCACGTGATGACGGACCGCCTGTTCGCCATCACGCCGGACGGCGACCTGCGTATCCTGCTGGACGATGACCGGAACAGCGCCGCCGGCCGCGCGCTGATGGAGGCCTTCGCGCAGGACAAGGCGACGCCCGAGCTGATGCTGGCCTGCGGCGGCACCATCGCCCCCTGGTTCGCCAGCCTCACCTTCGGCGGGCCGGACCTTCGCACCGGCTACATCGGCAGCCTGCGAGGCACGCGCATCCCCACCTTCCGCGCGCCCGTCGCCGGCCTGCCCATGGCCCACTGGACCTCATGA
- a CDS encoding 3-keto-5-aminohexanoate cleavage protein, producing MSDALPITPSEIAEQAIAAAEAGAAILHLHARDPKDGRPTPDPKVFMEFLPRIKQSTDAVINITTGGGLNMTVEERLAAPLQAAPEMCSLNMGSMNFALHPLAKRYKDWKHDWEEPYLSGTKDFIFRNTFGDIERIYKLLGEGHGTKFEHECYDVGHLYNLAHCLDQGWFRPPVFLQLIFGILGGIGPDLDNLMFMKRTADKLFGKDYHWSVLAAGRHQMNFATQAAMMGGNVRVGLEDSLFIGKGQLAKNNAEQVAKIRRILEELGHEIATPDEARATLGLKGADLVKF from the coding sequence ATGTCCGACGCCCTTCCGATAACGCCGTCCGAAATCGCCGAGCAGGCCATCGCCGCCGCCGAGGCGGGCGCCGCCATCCTGCACCTCCATGCCCGTGACCCGAAGGACGGGCGCCCGACGCCCGACCCGAAGGTTTTCATGGAGTTCCTGCCGCGCATCAAGCAGAGCACGGATGCGGTGATCAACATCACCACCGGCGGCGGGCTCAACATGACCGTTGAGGAGCGCCTCGCCGCGCCGCTTCAGGCGGCACCGGAAATGTGCTCGCTCAACATGGGCTCCATGAACTTCGCGCTGCATCCGCTCGCGAAGCGCTACAAGGACTGGAAGCACGACTGGGAAGAGCCCTATCTCTCGGGCACCAAGGACTTCATCTTCCGCAACACGTTCGGCGACATCGAGCGCATCTACAAGCTCCTGGGCGAGGGCCACGGCACCAAGTTCGAGCATGAATGCTATGATGTGGGTCATCTCTACAATCTCGCCCACTGCCTCGATCAGGGCTGGTTCAGGCCGCCGGTCTTCCTGCAACTGATCTTCGGCATTCTCGGCGGCATAGGCCCCGATCTCGACAACCTCATGTTCATGAAGCGCACCGCCGACAAGCTGTTCGGCAAGGACTATCACTGGTCCGTTCTGGCCGCCGGTCGCCACCAGATGAACTTCGCCACGCAGGCCGCCATGATGGGGGGCAATGTGCGGGTGGGGCTGGAGGACAGCCTGTTCATCGGCAAGGGCCAGCTCGCGAAGAACAATGCGGAGCAGGTGGCGAAGATCCGCCGCATCCTCGAAGAGCTGGGCCACGAGATCGCCACCCCGGATGAGGCTCGCGCGACGCTTGGCCTCAAAGGCGCGGATCTGGTGAAGTTTTGA
- a CDS encoding cyclase family protein encodes MPNGTSLQGERPLPRFIDISIPLENDVPADPPFQKVQIAYHTHGDTAAQLVGSFPGLTVDQLPDGQGWAVEIATISTHNGTHVDAPWHYHPTMDGGARAITIDEIPLDWCFRPGVKLDFRHLPDGHVVTPDEIDAELARIGHTLAPLDIVVVNTAAGARYGHEDYIHSGCGFGRDATLHLVNKGIRVVGTDGWSWDAPFSHTARRFAETGDASLIWEGHKAGRDAGYCQIEKLHNLEALPATGFTVSCFPVKVKGGSAGWTRAVAILPD; translated from the coding sequence ATGCCGAACGGGACGTCTCTTCAGGGAGAGCGCCCTTTGCCACGCTTCATCGACATCTCCATCCCGCTGGAGAATGACGTTCCGGCCGATCCGCCCTTCCAGAAGGTGCAGATCGCCTATCACACCCATGGGGACACGGCCGCGCAGCTGGTCGGGAGCTTTCCCGGCCTCACCGTGGACCAGTTGCCGGACGGACAGGGATGGGCCGTGGAGATCGCCACCATCTCCACCCACAACGGCACCCATGTGGATGCGCCGTGGCATTATCACCCGACCATGGACGGCGGCGCGCGCGCCATCACCATTGACGAAATCCCGCTGGACTGGTGCTTCCGCCCCGGCGTGAAGCTGGATTTCCGTCATCTGCCCGACGGCCATGTGGTGACGCCGGACGAGATCGACGCGGAACTCGCCCGCATCGGCCACACGCTGGCCCCCCTCGACATCGTGGTGGTGAACACCGCCGCCGGCGCCCGTTACGGCCATGAGGACTACATCCATTCGGGCTGCGGCTTCGGGCGGGATGCGACCCTGCATCTGGTCAACAAGGGCATCCGCGTCGTCGGCACGGACGGCTGGAGCTGGGACGCGCCCTTCAGCCATACGGCGCGGCGCTTTGCCGAGACCGGAGACGCCAGCCTCATCTGGGAAGGCCACAAGGCCGGCCGCGACGCGGGCTATTGCCAGATCGAGAAGCTCCACAATCTGGAGGCGCTGCCGGCCACCGGCTTCACCGTTTCCTGCTTCCCCGTGAAGGTGAAGGGCGGCTCCGCCGGCTGGACGCGCGCCGTCGCCATCCTTCCCGACTGA
- a CDS encoding TetR/AcrR family transcriptional regulator encodes MSEDKGKSDRRRAVPSGQAAGARRSALAPEAPGRPDRRAAILASAEALFAERGYADVSVRDIATRAGVPVALVGYYFGRKPELFTTIFERRQTYITERIARIEAVDARPDNPAAVEALVRAWAEPVITMRGTEAGDVFALLVARTAWDPGPEATAIIERFYDPLARAFFGAMQRALPACPPDRIVWAYEYAVGALLMYVGDKRIERLTEGRAATADPALCEDFIRFVSAGFETLR; translated from the coding sequence ATGAGCGAGGACAAGGGAAAGAGCGACCGACGCCGGGCGGTGCCGTCCGGACAGGCTGCCGGGGCCAGACGGTCCGCGCTCGCGCCCGAGGCGCCAGGGCGCCCGGATCGCCGCGCCGCCATTCTCGCCAGTGCCGAGGCACTGTTCGCCGAGCGCGGCTATGCGGACGTGTCCGTGCGCGATATAGCCACGCGGGCGGGCGTGCCGGTGGCGCTGGTGGGCTATTATTTCGGCCGCAAGCCGGAGCTCTTCACCACCATCTTCGAGCGGCGCCAGACCTATATCACCGAGCGCATCGCGCGCATCGAGGCGGTGGACGCGCGGCCCGACAATCCGGCCGCCGTGGAGGCCCTTGTGCGGGCCTGGGCCGAGCCGGTTATCACCATGCGCGGCACGGAGGCGGGCGACGTGTTCGCGCTTCTCGTGGCGCGCACCGCCTGGGATCCGGGCCCCGAGGCGACCGCCATCATCGAGCGCTTCTACGATCCTCTTGCGCGGGCCTTCTTCGGCGCCATGCAGCGGGCGCTTCCCGCCTGTCCGCCGGACCGCATCGTCTGGGCCTATGAATATGCGGTGGGCGCGTTGCTCATGTATGTGGGCGACAAGCGCATCGAGCGCCTGACGGAGGGCCGCGCTGCGACCGCCGATCCGGCTCTGTGCGAAGATTTCATCCGCTTTGTCAGCGCGGGCTTTGAAACGCTGCGGTGA
- a CDS encoding sensor histidine kinase produces MSLPHDDGAPPVLPASGLGADGAVPGAEAEQAWISVIQKMDETYAELLAQQVELEAKNEALEEAHAFIAGVMASMTDVLIACDLAGRIEQVNVAAERLFGRPASVLQVQRLADLIAPESPASFSDVLTTVARRERIADRDFTFLTPEGPLPVSVNGAIRFDPRGRAVGITLMGRPVGELRKAYSDLAAAHERLKETQQQLVQAEKMASLGRLVAGVAHELNNPISFVYGNAHTMKRYAERLATYLDALHGAPSPAAVSGLRGELKIDRTLAELGPTLAGMLEGAERVRDIVADLRRFSSDRRQGDEAVDMAGLVRSALDWVAKAQQPDVAIFTDLPDGLDVTGHPGQLHQVMMNLVQNALDALEGAPVRRLEITGRREGERVVVRVRDSGPGIAPDILSRVFDPFFTTKPVGKGTGLGLSICYRIVQEHEGTLAAANAPEGGAVMTLSLPAAGSTP; encoded by the coding sequence ATGTCCCTTCCGCACGATGATGGCGCTCCGCCCGTGCTCCCGGCCTCTGGCCTCGGGGCGGATGGTGCCGTGCCGGGTGCCGAAGCCGAGCAGGCGTGGATCTCCGTCATCCAGAAGATGGACGAGACCTATGCCGAATTGCTGGCCCAGCAGGTGGAACTGGAGGCCAAGAACGAGGCGCTGGAGGAAGCGCATGCCTTCATCGCCGGCGTGATGGCCTCCATGACCGACGTGCTCATCGCCTGCGATCTCGCTGGGCGCATCGAGCAAGTGAATGTGGCCGCCGAGCGCCTGTTCGGTCGCCCGGCCAGTGTCCTTCAGGTGCAGCGCCTCGCCGATCTCATCGCGCCGGAATCTCCGGCCTCCTTCTCCGATGTTCTGACGACCGTCGCGCGGCGCGAGCGGATCGCGGACCGGGACTTCACCTTCCTCACGCCGGAGGGGCCGCTGCCGGTTTCGGTCAACGGCGCCATCCGCTTTGATCCGCGCGGGCGGGCCGTGGGCATCACCCTCATGGGCCGGCCGGTGGGCGAGCTGCGCAAGGCCTATAGCGACCTTGCCGCCGCCCATGAACGTCTGAAGGAAACCCAGCAGCAACTGGTGCAGGCGGAGAAGATGGCCTCTCTCGGCCGTCTGGTGGCCGGCGTCGCGCACGAGCTGAACAATCCCATCTCGTTCGTCTATGGCAACGCCCACACCATGAAGCGCTATGCCGAGCGCCTCGCCACCTATCTCGACGCGCTGCATGGCGCCCCGAGCCCGGCCGCCGTCTCGGGCCTGCGCGGTGAGCTGAAGATCGACCGCACATTGGCCGAGCTCGGTCCGACGCTCGCCGGCATGCTGGAAGGCGCCGAGCGGGTGCGCGACATCGTGGCGGACCTGCGCCGCTTCTCGTCCGACCGGCGGCAGGGCGACGAGGCGGTGGACATGGCCGGCCTCGTGCGCTCGGCGCTCGATTGGGTGGCCAAGGCCCAGCAGCCTGACGTGGCCATCTTCACCGATCTGCCGGACGGGCTGGACGTGACCGGGCATCCGGGGCAACTGCATCAGGTGATGATGAACCTCGTCCAGAACGCCCTTGATGCGCTGGAGGGCGCGCCCGTCCGCCGGCTCGAAATCACCGGCCGGCGCGAGGGCGAGCGCGTGGTCGTGCGGGTGCGTGACAGTGGCCCCGGCATCGCGCCGGATATTCTCTCGCGGGTGTTCGATCCCTTCTTCACCACCAAGCCGGTTGGCAAGGGCACGGGCCTCGGCCTGTCCATCTGCTATCGGATCGTCCAGGAGCACGAGGGCACGCTTGCCGCCGCCAATGCCCCCGAGGGCGGTGCGGTGATGACCCTGAGCCTGCCCGCCGCCGGGAGCACGCCATGA
- a CDS encoding HupU protein, translating to MTVQSRAHGFNVLWLQSGGCGGCTMSLLCAEAPDLLTTLDFAGIRLLWHPSLSEETGTEAVELLGAVARGDIRLDALCVEGALLRGPNGTGRFHVLAGTGRPTIEWVRDLAAVAEHVVAVGTCAAYGGVTAAGANPADACGLQYDGRREGGALGAAFRSRSGLPVINIAGCPTHPNWITETLMLLSAGLLGADDLDAYRRPRFYADHLVHHGCPRNEYYEYKASAEKLSDLGCMMEHLGCLGTQAHADCNTRPWNGEGSCTRGGYACINCTAPEFEEPGHPYLATPKIAGIPVGLPTDMPKAWFIALSSLAKAATPERLRRNAVSDHVVMPPTVRDIKRR from the coding sequence ATGACGGTCCAATCCCGCGCCCATGGCTTCAACGTGCTCTGGCTGCAATCGGGCGGCTGCGGCGGCTGCACCATGTCGCTGCTCTGCGCCGAGGCGCCGGACCTCCTCACCACGCTCGATTTCGCCGGCATCCGCCTGCTGTGGCACCCGAGCCTTTCGGAAGAGACGGGCACCGAGGCCGTGGAGCTTCTGGGGGCGGTGGCGCGTGGCGACATCCGCCTCGATGCGCTGTGCGTGGAAGGCGCGCTGCTGCGGGGGCCGAACGGCACCGGGCGCTTTCATGTGCTCGCGGGAACGGGGCGTCCCACCATCGAGTGGGTGCGGGACCTCGCGGCGGTCGCGGAGCATGTGGTGGCGGTCGGCACCTGCGCGGCCTATGGCGGCGTGACGGCGGCGGGCGCCAATCCGGCGGATGCCTGCGGCCTGCAATATGACGGGCGCCGCGAAGGTGGGGCGCTGGGCGCGGCCTTCCGCTCGCGCTCCGGCCTGCCGGTCATCAACATCGCCGGCTGCCCCACCCATCCCAACTGGATCACCGAGACGCTGATGCTGCTCTCGGCCGGGCTTCTGGGCGCGGACGATCTCGATGCCTATCGCCGCCCGCGCTTCTATGCGGACCACCTCGTGCACCACGGCTGCCCGCGCAACGAATATTACGAGTACAAGGCGAGCGCGGAGAAGCTCTCCGACCTCGGCTGCATGATGGAGCATCTGGGGTGCCTCGGTACGCAGGCCCATGCGGACTGCAATACGCGGCCGTGGAACGGGGAGGGCTCCTGCACGCGCGGCGGCTACGCCTGCATCAATTGCACCGCGCCCGAATTCGAGGAGCCCGGCCACCCCTATCTCGCCACGCCCAAGATCGCCGGCATCCCCGTGGGCCTGCCCACCGACATGCCCAAGGCCTGGTTCATCGCGCTCTCCTCGCTCGCCAAGGCGGCAACGCCCGAGCGGCTGCGGCGCAATGCGGTGTCCGACCATGTGGTGATGCCGCCCACCGTGCGGGACATCAAGCGCCGATGA